The following are from one region of the Hyphomicrobium album genome:
- the eutC gene encoding ethanolamine ammonia-lyase subunit EutC → MTNDAPWSALRRFTDARIGLGRAGAALPIKEVLSFAMAHAQARDAVTTPIDWAPIEAALIKHGLYSQRVDSAAGDRDTYLRRPDLGRRLSPASRQRLAAAEHTNPGLLIVVADGLSSTGVAANAVEVIAELLPLVRKSRWTMGPVVLASQGRVALGDDAGEVLGARAVLVLIGERPGLSSPDSLGAYLTFAPRVGRKDGERNCVSNIRAGGLGAKAAAFKIHWLLREALRRGLTGVALKDESVYQLDDGTAASRPALGR, encoded by the coding sequence ATGACGAACGACGCACCTTGGTCGGCGCTGCGGCGCTTCACCGACGCGCGCATCGGCCTCGGCCGCGCCGGTGCCGCCCTCCCCATCAAGGAAGTGTTGAGCTTCGCCATGGCGCACGCGCAGGCGCGTGATGCCGTCACGACGCCCATCGACTGGGCACCGATCGAGGCGGCGCTCATAAAGCATGGCCTATACAGTCAACGCGTCGACAGCGCCGCCGGCGACCGCGATACATACTTGCGGCGCCCGGATCTGGGGCGCCGCCTCAGCCCCGCCTCGCGCCAGCGCCTCGCCGCGGCTGAGCACACCAACCCCGGCCTGCTCATCGTCGTCGCGGACGGGCTATCCTCGACTGGGGTTGCGGCCAACGCCGTCGAGGTCATCGCCGAACTGCTGCCGCTCGTGCGCAAGAGCCGCTGGACCATGGGTCCGGTCGTGCTCGCAAGCCAGGGACGCGTTGCGCTCGGCGACGATGCCGGCGAGGTCCTCGGCGCGCGCGCTGTCCTCGTTCTGATCGGCGAGCGACCCGGACTCTCCTCGCCCGACAGTCTCGGTGCTTACCTTACGTTCGCCCCGCGCGTCGGCCGCAAGGATGGAGAGCGCAACTGCGTCTCGAACATTCGCGCCGGGGGCCTCGGCGCCAAGGCCGCGGCGTTCAAGATCCACTGGCTATTGCGCGAGGCGTTGCGGCGTGGACTTACGGGCGTCGCCTTGAAGGACGAGAGCGTCTACCAGCTCGACGATGGAACGGCGGCGTCTCGCCCGGCCCTCGGCCGCTAG